A DNA window from Drosophila biarmipes strain raj3 chromosome 2R, RU_DBia_V1.1, whole genome shotgun sequence contains the following coding sequences:
- the LOC108029627 gene encoding F-box/SPRY domain-containing protein 1 — MVDPVAALCNYNVLEVIFSYLELDDLSHCSQVCKSWYHFLNDENSDVWRWHCLNKLPKEALKSDLLASVSTYKTKLRAYFHAWSPNDCSRNVYIKPNGFTLHRNPVAQSTDAARGKIGFRHGRHTWEVIWEGPLGTVAVIGISTKEAALQCHGYVALLGSDDQSWGWNLVENHLLHNGDMQGSYPLLNNAPKYQVGERIRVILDCEDNTLSFEKNYEFLGVAFRGLPDKKLYPTVSAVYGNTEVSMVYLGTPLDG; from the exons ATGGTCGACCCGGTGGCGGCGCTGTGCAACTACAACGTCCTGGAGGTGATCTTCTCATATCTGGAGTTGGACGACCTCAGCCACTGCTCGCAGGTGTGCAAGAGTTGGTACCACTTCCTCAACGACGAGAACAGCGATGTGTGGCGCTGGCACTGCCTGAACAAGCTGCCGAAGGAGGCCCTCAAGTCCGACCTGCTTGCCTCGGTCTCCACCTACAAGACAAAGCTGCGGGCGTACTTTCACGCCTGGAGCCCCAACGACTGCTCCCGGAATGTGTACATTAAGCCCAACGGATTCACCCTGCATCG CAACCCCGTGGCGCAGAGCACAGATGCGGCCCGGGGCAAGATCGGGTTCCGCCACGGACGGCACACCTGGGAGGTGATCTGGGAGGGACCTCTGGGCACCGTGGCCGTCATTGGTATATCCACCAAGGAGGCGGCGCTGCAGTGCCACGGCTATGTGGCCCTTCTCGGCTCCGACGACCAGAGCTGGGGCTGGAACCTGGTCGAGAATCACCTGCTGCACAACGGAGACATGCAGGGCAGCTACCCGCTGCTGAACAACGCACCCAAGTACCAGGTGGGCGAGCGGATACGCGTCATTCTTGACTGCGAGGACAACACCCTGTCTTTTGAGAAGAACTACGAGTTCCTGGGTGTGGCCTTCCGAG GCTTACCGGACAAGAAGCTCTATCCCACAGTATCCGCTGTCTACGGTAACACCGAGGTTTCGATGGTATATTTGGGCACCCCATTGGACGGATAG